ATCAGGATCGATCGCTCCTCTGGGTCAATCAACCAACCCATCTGACAACCGTTCTTTAAACAGTGCAAGATATTGCCAGTTACTTTGGTTGGGCTTTGATCTGGGGACAGGATCTCGATCGTCCAATCTGGATAAACCGGAAAGACATTGGCAATGTCGCCATTATCATCAAGTGGAATTCGATTCCAGGCAAAAACCGACACATCAGGAACGATCGATCGCCCACCAAAGGTACAACGTAATTCTGGAAAAGCATGGGCGACTCGTTGCTTTTTAGCTACAGCATTGATTGCCGTAATGAGTTCACCTTGAATGATACTGTGCTTTCCCTGCGGCATTGGTTTTTGAATGATGCGCCCATCGATATATTCACTCGCTGGTTTGGTTTCTGGTAACTTTAGAAACTCTTCCAGCGTGATCGTTTTCTCTGGAATTTGTACCATTGATGATTCTTCCTTTACTCAAGGGCAGCGCACAGAGTAGAAAGGGCAGTAACCCATTACAGCAATGAGCCATGCCCTATTCTAGCCTCACTTATCCGATCGCACAGGCAGCGGTATGTCCAGAATCTCCATCAGCAGATCCAGACGAGAAGGGCGCGTCAGCAGCGGTATGAGGTTTGGCAAGCTGTAGTAGTCTCCTGCAAAGGTAAACGTTTCTACAGGGGCTTGCTGTCCCTTCAGTTGGCTCTCTAACCAATTGCAGTAACCACCCACGCGAACGATTACGACATTGGGCATCACTGCCAACTCCCGGCAATAGGTCCTGTAGACCTCACCAAAGTAGGGAGCCGCATTCTCACCTTCGTCCGTCACGACAATGATTTGATCGACGATTTGCCGCTTCTTCCGCATGGCTTCCAGAGGCGCACCGATGCTCGTACCACCACCCGCCTTGATGTGCTGGAATGCCCGCTCCCAGTCAGTGAGTTCCTTGCCCTGCGCCGTCACAGGATAGGGAATGTTGTCGAAGGCGTAGACAAACAGATCTGCCTGGGTGATACCAGAGATCATCGCCGCTAACCGCTTACCGATCTCGATCGCATTTTCCATCGAACCAGATTTGTCTACCAGTAAAGCAGTCGGACGGGCAATCACACCGCGTCGCTTCACCTGCTCATTGGTCACCTTCTCCAACCGCGCCAGAGTGTCTTCATCTAGATCGGCTGCATCCGCCGCAATTTGTGCCTTAAATGCCGCGACCCGCGCACTCTTTGATGCTTCGTCCAGCTTGGCATCAATCAACGCCTTCACCTCTGGATGATCCATTGTCCCTCTTGCCTTCAGTGACTTGAGGTTATTGATCACTTCCTGCGGAGTCATGCTGTTGATCAACGCCACCAACACAACTGGAGTGAGTTGCTTGATCGCACCAATGGCGATCGTGTAAGGCAAATTGAACTCCACAATCAACCGTGCCTGCTCTGCTGCACTCTTTGTTTTAGCCAATTGCTTCAGCACATCTGCCAGCGAACCAACCGGAGGCTGATCACGGAACAGAATTGCATTTGCCCGCTCATTCGGCTTGATGTGCAACGACGCGTATAAGTGCTTCATTGCTTTACGTCCCCGCAGAGCCGCGCGATCGAACAGGGCAGGGTTGCTCTCCCGCACCTTCAAATACCGTTGCACCGCAGTCCGAGCAGAACGAGGCAGCTTATTCCGATGCTGCTTCATGAAGTCCACCACACGCGCCACCTGATAAGGCGGAAACGTTTGCAGCATGACAAATCCGGCATCGCGGTGTTCAGTCAAATCGCTGGTGAGCAGATGAGCGACAAACACTTCTTTGTGGTCACGCACATCCCCGTTGCGCTGATACCAAACTGCTAAATGTCCATAAAAGATCGGATCAAGTTCAACAATTAATTGGTGGATCTCTGCCACCTGCTCCAGCTGGCGGTGAGGTGTGGTGAGCAAACTGTTGAGCATTTCCAGCCGCAAATCCCGTTCTGCGTTGTTCATAG
The Trichocoleus sp. genome window above contains:
- a CDS encoding Uma2 family endonuclease, whose protein sequence is MVQIPEKTITLEEFLKLPETKPASEYIDGRIIQKPMPQGKHSIIQGELITAINAVAKKQRVAHAFPELRCTFGGRSIVPDVSVFAWNRIPLDDNGDIANVFPVYPDWTIEILSPDQSPTKVTGNILHCLKNGCQMGWLIDPEERSILIYPAGQQPELLQDPQEVLPVPNLVADLQLTVDDVFSWLRL